TCTCCAAGTGCAAGATCCCGCTGCTGGACGAGCAGATGAACGTCTTCCTCCAGGACATGAACAGCTGTTACAGcaagctgaaggagctggtgCCCACGCTCCCCACGAACAAGAAGGCCAGCAAAGTGGAGATCTTGCAACATGTCATCGACTACATTTGGGACCTGCAGGTCGAGCTGGACGAGCCGGAGAAGAGCCGTCAACACTCTGCCGGCGGCGTCCCCCGCACGCCGCTGACCACATTGAACGCAGAGCTCGCCAGCATCGCAGTGGAGGTAAATATTTTGCCGTGGTTACCATGTAGCAAAGTAACAAATCTGTAAAGGCTAATGTTGGATGTCGCCAGACGTGCGTAAAATGGCAAAATCCGTGCGTAAAAGGTCGTTTTTGAGGCCTTTCTGAGACACTCTGTGTATCACCACAACCAGCATGTACTGACCAgattcttctctcttttttttttttttgtcccagcaGAATGGCTGCTCAGACGACAGGATTATGTGCCGCTAAGAGCTCGTGGAGCATCGCCCCATCATCCCACAGCGTGAACCCGCGAAGAGCGAACAGGGCGACTCTTATGTGACCTCTGGGCCACATCAACCTCTAGAGCCCGTGAACTGTGTAGGGACGTTTCAAACTCCCATTCTAGAAAAAAATTGAACCATGCCGTTGTGTGGACATCCTCCGGCAGCGATGCTCTCCGTCACTCACGGCTCTCGATTTATCCGAGGGCCCCGAGACAAGAGGAAGACATGTGGTGTCCAGCTTATTGACTGGGTTAGTCAGGGGGACCAAGACGAGTTCAGAGCAACAGGCGTCGCTTGTTGCATGTAGAGTTTCTAAAGCAAACCTATGTTTCTGTCACGCGCTTTGTATCATGTGTAAACCATATAGAGAATTCAACATtttgtaaaaggaaaaaaaataatttctcaGATTCCTGAGCGACAAAATCTGTATTGTATATTACAATGCCATAGTATGTGAAGATATTGTTTTCTTACAATGTACcttatctgtgtttttattaaaacaaGACAATTATTTTTTGAACAATGATTCTTCTGTGTTGTCTGTTTGTGGGAGAGCTATAGGTGGTGACGCAAACTAGTTTTATAGACTCATAATCTAAGGGGTTGCTGAAGCCCATGAGTTTATTTCCCATGAAGCATACACGTGACGACCAACACGTCGGCTGCTATCACATACTGTTACAGCCCTATTATCATTTAATTTAAGAGCAGGTCTCTTTATATTCGCCTGAACAGCTTTCCTGGTGTAAACAGGTTGTCTCTAAAAGGCTTTGTCACCTACTAGAAGCTGTTAGGTCATTCAGGTAACATCAAACCACAGCTGGTGGTAAACATAATGGCTCATAGCCAGTTAAATTGGTCATTTGCTTCTTTTGTGGGTCATTAACGTATCACGTTACAAGAGGAAGTCTCTAGACCAGCAAGATCTTGATTAAAAACAGGCTAAGTTTGAGATAAactttaaaatcactgctgccCGGACACTTATTTAATGTTCTATGTGTGTTAAAGTAACTCTCTTATGGAGATATcgcagccaaaaaaaaaaagtttgcttcACGTCATAAAACATTCATTTAAAACCTGGTGTTTCAATATGTTATAGTGTAAATCAGAGTgttttatatgtatattttttttcccccgtgtCTTTCGGCACCGCAGGGGTTAAAATGGCTTTGGCGAGGCGATTCGTTATAAGATTTATTCTGTCTCCCTGGTGCAATGTTTTTCCCATTTCCCTGCGGTGCGATGCGCACAGCTGCAGCCCCGGCGTGGCCAgtgtgtgattgtgtttgtgtgataGCTTTGTGCCAAGGGCAGGGGAGGGCGGCGGGGCCCAGACTGAGCGGCGCCTCGGCACACCTGGGGAAGTTCAGGTTAAATAGCTCCACATTCCTCAACACACAGCTGATTGAAACATTAACAAACAGTAACGGGCCAGGCCGCAGATGGGCCGGGAACCACGCcaacagagagtgagacagagagTTGCTCTCGGGTAGAGATTCCCACAGTACACTCATAAGTTTGCTGtctatagataaatatatatatataaaaatacatacacacctaaaaacaaaacaagaagaaaaacgTCCACGGTTTTAGCAGTCAGCTTGTATCTAGTTCAATAGAATAATTCAACAGAAAAAAGTCCTTTCTGATTGCTCATTCATCCTTTTTATTTGAGCTTTTAATGAGATATAGGCTAATTATTTACATAGCACATACATATGTCCCCAGAGTTGTGGAGACAATGAAGAGCATGTAAGTAGTCTCCATAAAGACTCTTCACTCAATATTCCGTCACTACTAAATCCGATTAAGGCTCTGCGATAGCTTTTCCTCTCGCTTCAGTCTTAATTATCATTATAATTTTAATCCCAACGTCTTCAAAGAGAACGAGTTTAGCTCCAGTTTGTATGTAGCGCCCTCTTGCGAGCATAAAACGAGCTGCAGTCATGTGAAGCGTAAAAACAAGCCCGCATGCGCAAAGGGTTGGAAGGTGGGGGAGGCACGAGAAGGCAACAGCGCCATCTGCCGGAAATAAGTTCACAATACATGCTGTTCCAGCACACTCGGTGCGATGATGCAGAAGAAAACTACCAGAGGTGCAGGTCTGAATCCTTTAGATGAGTAAAAGTTGTGACGCCAGACTGTAAAAGTATTCggtagaaattaaatgaaagcaCCTCTGTGACTGAACCATTAAACAAACACTATTTCAAGAAAAGTTGGGAAGTTTTCCTAAAACGCAACAAAACACCTTCATCTGTACATTGTTTATTCATCTAAATTTTTATCAAACAGACACAAGTGCGAATAAATGACTTCTAGAGACTTCAGTGACCAGCTTGGGTTGTATGAAAGGAACCTGAgtttgatgccagcaacacacTCAAAGAGGCTTGTGTTCCACTCGGTTTCAGCGCCCTTCCATTTAATTACACCTTTAAAAGGGTTGGAAATGAAGATACTTGTTGCAGATTTGCAAGAGGAATCTCTGTCCATCCTGGCTCAGTGGTTCATAGTTGTCATCTGATTCTCCTCCTTGAGATGCACCGTACATTTTTGATAAGAGACAGATCTCGATGTTGATCTTCAGCACATAGAACCAGAGGACAGTCTTTTTGAATCATTGACCTATGGGACCACCGAACGTGTGTCCACCCGTCTTTCTTTACATCTGAGATGAGCTCCTGTCCAGAGAACTCGTCTGCGTTTCCGCACTGAGCCGATTGACGACTTCTCCCAGTGTAATACTTTGCCAGACTGTGTTTCTGGATGCAGACTGTGTTGAGTGAAAACGGTTTTCTGCGGTACCCTTGGCCCATGTAGCTAAACTGATCACGATGACACGATGGTTTATTgtgcagagctgcctgaggcCTTACAAGCTGCACACCTCCATTATGTGTTTCCATCCTTGGCCTTTAACTCGCTGAGATTTTCCCAAACTCCATGAATCTCTTCTCAATGTTATGCACGGTAGATGTGAAAAGACCAAAGTAACTTGCAATAGGCTATTGCATAAAGAATGCTTTCTTTTTTACCTCATCAACGTTTCTCTGACTGAGTTTGGCACAAAGTGGCGGGCTGTGACCCATCCTTGTTTGGAAAGGCCTTTGGGAAATGCTTCCTTTGTGCCACCAATTAACCTGCCGATTGCAGAAGCTTCCAGAACACTGTTACCTATACTATCTATAAACGTTTCTGCCCTTTGCTGCCTGTCTTTtagatttgtttatattttctaagCACAATGAAGCTGGTCAGTGAAGTCTGTGAAAATAACATTCTTAAAAACGTCCTCCTTTGCTGCAAATGTGCTTTGTACAATTAGATTATCGTTTCTAAAGCAGCCATGTAAAAGCAAGACTTTTGCTATCGGACTTTAAGATATTTCAAATCCAGCTGTAACcaataactgtttttttttttaattagtatTATTAAGGATTCATTTGCTAATTATTTTCTCCATAAATCAAATGGATTGATGGGGTTGTTAAAACTATGAAAACGGAGAGAGATTTCATAACAATTTGTCCAAAGCGACACCTTCATCATGCTCGttttgtccaaagaaaaactgtcCCAACTTGCTCTCTCTCGGCTTACACGAGCTGAAAAATTAAACTCGAGCATCTGCCCACAACTAACACTGACAGGCAGATCAAGTTATCATCCATCATGTTGGAGTGGGATGAAAGCTTTGAAGGTTTTGCCTGAAAATGTTACATTGAACTAagtggttttctttttcttctcatgtttttaaaaaccaCTGCATCTACACGTTTGTCATCTGCACTTATTCACCGCGTTTCCACTTCAGGCCAAAGTTTATTTCCTCCGTTTATGGGTGAGAAAGTTGTTCTTTATATCAGTGCCCGTCTTGCAAatctgcaagaaaaaaaaaaaaaaggaaaatatctgTCAGCAAAACTCAAATGCAACACATCCCTATTAAGACATATTCTTATCCCAAAATAGATGAGTCGTAACAGTGTAGTGAAGTAAACAGTATGAAGTGGAGTGGGAAGACATCGTATAGTACGTATAGTACGTATAGTACGTATAGTACAAGTCATCCATCAATTCTTTTTTAATTGCTTAGAAGCAGTGATGAATGCTTTTGAGTTCCTCCTTGTCTAT
The Odontesthes bonariensis isolate fOdoBon6 chromosome 3, fOdoBon6.hap1, whole genome shotgun sequence DNA segment above includes these coding regions:
- the id1 gene encoding DNA-binding protein inhibitor ID-1 isoform X1, with translation MKVVGSTCALKSKVGGEIGLSDQSLTISKCKIPLLDEQMNVFLQDMNSCYSKLKELVPTLPTNKKASKVEILQHVIDYIWDLQVELDEPEKSRQHSAGGVPRTPLTTLNAELASIAVEQNGCSDDRIMCR
- the id1 gene encoding DNA-binding protein inhibitor ID-1 isoform X2 → MKVVGSTCALKSKVGGEIGLSDQSLTISKCKIPLLDEQMNVFLQDMNSCYSKLKELVPTLPTNKKASKVEILQHVIDYIWDLQVELDEPEKSRQHSAGGVPRTPLTTLNAELASIAVENGCSDDRIMCR